One stretch of Methylopila sp. 73B DNA includes these proteins:
- a CDS encoding ABC transporter substrate-binding protein, giving the protein MIAGGALLAATAARAEPAPSRVAAIAWLGAEHALALRVTPVGVSDVGYFRIRVATPPLPDTIADLGPFWEPSLERLIALKPDLILMDSWSALDRRTFERVAPVLPIPAYPPEASGWAFAAGLLGDLGLRLGREEAASLFLSEAEKRMEALRARAAAVGAPPVYVALLSQTGRNATLYGGSGLVGGALERLGLPNAWRGRFSHLGTAVVGLDALAGENEAVVLAVDLENASGSFARATAANALWSSLPAVRKGRIARLGGFYPYGGLASLLRFADQAVGAVEAAHG; this is encoded by the coding sequence ATGATTGCCGGGGGCGCGCTGCTCGCGGCGACGGCCGCGCGGGCGGAGCCGGCCCCGTCGCGCGTCGCCGCGATCGCTTGGCTCGGCGCCGAGCACGCGCTGGCGCTCCGCGTGACGCCGGTCGGCGTCTCGGACGTCGGTTACTTTAGGATCCGCGTGGCCACGCCGCCTTTGCCGGACACGATCGCCGATCTCGGACCGTTCTGGGAGCCGAGCCTCGAGCGGCTGATCGCGCTGAAGCCGGATCTGATCCTGATGGATTCTTGGTCCGCGCTGGACCGCCGGACGTTCGAGCGCGTCGCCCCTGTCCTGCCGATCCCGGCATATCCGCCGGAAGCGTCGGGTTGGGCCTTTGCGGCGGGCCTCCTGGGAGATCTCGGCCTCCGCCTCGGCCGGGAGGAGGCTGCCAGTCTCTTCTTGAGCGAAGCCGAAAAGCGAATGGAGGCGCTGCGCGCGCGGGCCGCCGCCGTCGGCGCGCCGCCGGTTTACGTGGCGCTGCTGTCGCAGACCGGACGCAACGCGACCCTGTACGGCGGCTCCGGGCTGGTCGGCGGCGCACTGGAGCGGCTCGGCCTTCCCAATGCGTGGCGTGGCCGGTTCTCCCACTTAGGGACCGCCGTCGTCGGCCTCGACGCGCTCGCAGGCGAGAACGAGGCGGTCGTTCTGGCCGTCGATCTGGAAAACGCGAGCGGCTCTTTCGCGAGGGCCACGGCAGCAAACGCCCTGTGGAGCAGCCTGCCTGCGGTCCGGAAGGGCCGCATCGCGCGGCTCGGCGGGTTTTATCC